The proteins below are encoded in one region of Knoellia sp. S7-12:
- a CDS encoding PGPGW domain-containing protein, translated as MTWQVALLAAGLGLVALGLALIPLPGPGYFFVSLGAIITAVAAVLTSSARTSRR; from the coding sequence ATGACCTGGCAGGTTGCACTGCTAGCAGCTGGTCTCGGGCTCGTGGCCCTTGGACTCGCCCTGATTCCGCTGCCAGGACCCGGATATTTCTTCGTGAGCCTCGGAGCGATCATCACGGCCGTGGCAGCGGTTCTGACGTCCAGTGCGCGCACCTCGCGTCGCTAA
- a CDS encoding DUF4143 domain-containing protein — translation MPTYRPRVVDRELEDRMQYAGAVLMEGPKACGKTATAERVATTTFRLDTDDGARALVDAAPEALLGAAPPVLFDEWQVAPKLWNLVRREVDDLGGAPGTFVLTGSATPVDDAQRHTGAGRYSMLRMRPMSLFETGVSTGQVSLSKLFDGDFTPSLDPGVTVPALVDCIVSGGWPSLIDAPLRVAQQWVRDYLRTIVEVDMPQMGVRRDPETLRRLLASVARGTGTDMSAQAIATDIAGADRSIQRDTVAGYLDVLNRLMITEDVPAWSPHMRSTTQLRKTPTRFMTDPSLSVAALGVGPEQLLLDLNATGFHFEGLAVRDLRVYAQPLGGRLSHWRDNNQHKVDIIITLDDGRWGALEVKMNPSAVDTAAASLLRFQDKVDTAKTGAPAFLGVLTTRSAALRRGDGVYVLPIASLGP, via the coding sequence ATGCCGACCTACCGTCCCCGAGTTGTTGATCGCGAACTCGAAGACCGGATGCAATACGCCGGCGCCGTCCTGATGGAAGGACCCAAAGCCTGCGGCAAGACAGCGACCGCAGAACGTGTCGCGACCACAACGTTTCGTCTCGATACTGACGACGGCGCTCGCGCCCTGGTCGATGCCGCCCCCGAGGCCCTCCTGGGCGCAGCGCCCCCGGTGCTCTTCGATGAGTGGCAAGTGGCACCCAAGCTCTGGAACCTCGTGCGTCGCGAGGTCGACGACCTCGGTGGAGCGCCCGGCACATTCGTCCTGACCGGCTCGGCGACACCCGTGGATGATGCCCAACGCCACACCGGCGCGGGGAGGTATTCGATGCTCCGCATGCGGCCTATGAGCCTCTTCGAGACGGGCGTATCCACCGGGCAGGTGTCACTCAGCAAGCTCTTCGACGGTGACTTCACCCCGAGCCTCGACCCGGGTGTGACGGTGCCGGCCCTCGTGGATTGCATCGTCAGCGGAGGGTGGCCCTCACTCATCGATGCGCCTCTCCGCGTGGCCCAACAGTGGGTCCGCGACTATCTGCGCACCATCGTGGAAGTAGACATGCCCCAGATGGGTGTCCGCCGTGATCCGGAGACGCTCCGACGACTCCTCGCGTCGGTCGCTCGTGGCACGGGCACGGACATGAGCGCCCAGGCCATCGCCACGGACATCGCCGGCGCCGATCGGTCGATTCAACGCGACACCGTCGCTGGGTACCTCGACGTCCTGAATCGACTGATGATCACCGAAGACGTGCCAGCCTGGTCTCCTCACATGCGCTCCACGACCCAACTGCGGAAGACGCCAACGAGGTTCATGACCGACCCGTCCCTGTCCGTCGCCGCCCTCGGCGTGGGTCCCGAACAGTTGTTGCTCGACCTCAACGCAACCGGCTTCCACTTTGAAGGCTTGGCAGTGCGCGACCTCCGCGTCTACGCCCAGCCCTTGGGTGGCCGACTCTCCCACTGGCGCGACAACAACCAGCACAAAGTCGACATCATCATCACTCTTGACGACGGGCGCTGGGGAGCCCTCGAAGTGAAGATGAATCCCAGTGCTGTCGATACAGCTGCGGCATCGCTACTGCGATTCCAAGACAAGGTGGATACGGCGAAGACAGGGGCGCCGGCGTTCCTCGGTGTCCTCACCACGCGTTCTGCCGCGCTACGCCGTGGGGACGGCGTCTATGTCCTCCCGATCGCGTCTCTCGGTCCTTGA
- a CDS encoding IS110 family transposase, with the protein MERVVIGVDPHKLSATIEVVNDHERRLGSGRFTTDRAGYTAMRTYAKAWPDRVWAVEGANGVGRPLAQRLLESGEHVVDVPAKLAARVRLFDTGHNRKTDAHDAHSIAMVAVRTSGLRVLQVDGELEALRLLVDRREALTRRRVQSVDRLQALLAELLPGQAKKDITTGQAKRMLASVRPRDVAGKTRRRIAAEELAELVAVEAKMKKATAELKAIIQARGSHLTDIPGIGPVVAARVLADVGDIARFADRNRFASWTGTAPLDASSGENNRHRLSRAGNRRVNHMIHIAAITQLRLDTDGRTYYRRKRAEGKKPLEALRCLKRRISDVIYRQLVADASPAQATGKEAGPGGQRGASHTSSATGSHPHTGTSDQPLPGPAPRTLRATAALRKTEPTKHLEPAG; encoded by the coding sequence ATGGAACGTGTTGTCATCGGGGTCGATCCCCACAAGCTGTCGGCGACGATCGAGGTCGTTAACGATCATGAACGGCGTCTCGGTTCGGGCCGGTTCACCACCGACCGGGCCGGCTACACCGCGATGCGAACCTACGCCAAGGCGTGGCCGGACCGGGTGTGGGCGGTCGAGGGCGCCAACGGTGTCGGACGCCCCCTGGCGCAGCGGCTCCTGGAATCAGGGGAGCATGTCGTGGACGTCCCGGCCAAGCTCGCCGCCCGGGTCCGGCTCTTCGACACCGGCCACAACCGCAAGACCGATGCCCACGACGCACACTCGATCGCGATGGTCGCGGTGCGCACTTCGGGCCTTCGGGTGCTGCAGGTCGACGGTGAGCTGGAGGCGCTCAGGTTGCTCGTGGACCGCCGTGAGGCGTTGACCCGGCGACGGGTCCAGAGCGTCGATCGGCTCCAAGCCCTGCTCGCGGAATTGCTTCCCGGGCAGGCGAAGAAGGACATCACCACCGGTCAGGCCAAGCGCATGCTCGCCTCAGTTCGCCCGCGTGACGTCGCCGGCAAGACCCGCCGCCGGATAGCAGCAGAGGAGCTCGCCGAACTGGTCGCGGTCGAGGCCAAGATGAAGAAGGCCACCGCCGAGCTGAAGGCGATCATCCAGGCCCGCGGCTCACACCTGACGGACATCCCCGGCATCGGACCTGTGGTCGCCGCCCGTGTCCTGGCTGACGTCGGCGACATCGCCCGGTTCGCTGACCGCAACCGGTTCGCGTCCTGGACCGGCACCGCACCGCTGGACGCCTCCTCCGGGGAGAACAACCGGCACCGTCTCTCCCGAGCGGGTAACCGCCGGGTCAACCACATGATCCACATCGCCGCGATCACCCAGCTCCGGCTCGACACCGACGGGCGGACCTACTACCGGCGCAAGCGCGCCGAGGGCAAGAAACCCCTCGAGGCACTGCGCTGCCTCAAGCGAAGGATCTCCGACGTCATCTATCGACAGCTGGTCGCCGATGCCTCACCCGCCCAAGCCACGGGCAAAGAGGCGGGCCCGGGAGGGCAACGCGGGGCGTCTCATACATCCAGCGCGACCGGCTCGCACCCGCACACCGGCACTTCGGATCAGCCACTTCCCGGACCCGCACCAAGGACGCTACGCGCGACAGCCGCGCTGCGAAAGACCGAGCCCACTAAGCACCTAGAACCGGCCGGTTGA
- a CDS encoding BTAD domain-containing putative transcriptional regulator, producing the protein MGIAVLGPLDVDGRTNGLSPRDRVVVSALVVGRGHPVSADALADALWGDDPPASSVKLVQGCVVRLRKVLGAAAIESGSWGYRLTLTDDEVDHRRFERLFDGARDALGGDPARASYLVREALDLWRGRALADLGEWEAGRVEATRLEGLRMDAEELLVAAEVGAGHAQAVLERARALVAQAPFRERRWVLLATALHQAGRQADALGAVKRARSMFADELGLDPGRELAELEEQLLRQDPTLSPPEVHTVSAFCPYRGLLPYGAEDADSFFGREDDVTACLRRLRDGGVLTVVGPSGIGKSSLVLAGVVPALTRAGTSVFVTTPGAHPLDSLTGLKPRGRQTLVVDQAEEAITVCFHAAERERYFAALAAHVGAGGALVLSLRADHIGDLAPYPDVARVLEEGLYLLGPMGEADLRSAVEGPARRAGLRLEPGLVDLLVREVEGEPAALPLLSHVLRETWARREGPTLTVAGYRDTGGVRHAVAQSAEALYDSMDDAQRGRLRSLLLRLVTPSEDGDAVRARLSRANLAMDEAHLQLVEQLVDARLVSIDGDTVQIAHEALFRVWPRLRGWLDDDVEGQRLFHHLVGAADAWDAMDRPESELYRGLRLTRTLEWRERARPDLNDIECAFLAESSALSESELRTAQERVRRERRVNRRLRGALTGVAVLAVFGLVTGVLAVRSAERSEGDRDRARSAADLADARAAGAVALQHQDRSVAPLLAVSALQIDTSVRAWDNLTAVLMRSPSLPSLRNPKGFVVDLAASPNGALLAVSRPEEGSGLLLLNADTFEPLPFPDDIPASGIDFSPDGHLLAMAVNQWTGNNGKPPRIDAQPVRLYDMPGGTLADRQLGGFPERGSVEYALDFSANGQRLVAAVDQLDAVTGAAEATFATVWDLADPSRPVFSVKLPEYPILKLSPDGKRLYVAVTGLKPDRPIRVYDVDSGRLVDSTESASLEVIGDLAPGALSPDGSTFAVATGTTVVRVDTATLKFVGPTLHGDAGDAILRVEYSHNGSLLAAATGKGNVLVWDTGTGALRHRFVEGNASWGLDFSADDRTIHSVADDNLTSWDLTGERGLFSVGKASDLADYAVSTPAPDGRTLVRERLGQMWFVDNQTGRETAKVPKDGNDSYHLFSPDSRWLLTWRDGGTLRLWEAATGRLVAQRPPAGDVVPAFSPSGAQVYVNVIDESLLMVLDAATLKPARAPIELKTPVLAVVPRPDGSVFATARDGAVLRVLLGTGSVAVVAPTGTFPPGTLEVEVSPDGTRFLMPNINADHSGMQLVDATTWKRFGPSAPRDERFGTFDLSPDGTQFATLRADRIGLFDGTTGAPQGTISLPSLTPAARITYLPDSSGLLVAGLDGRTWTVDTKQGPWVDRACAIAGRNLSHAEWKEYFPGRAYEITCPQWPAGS; encoded by the coding sequence ATGGGTATCGCCGTGCTCGGCCCGCTTGACGTGGACGGCCGGACGAACGGACTCAGCCCGAGGGACCGCGTGGTGGTCTCGGCGCTGGTCGTTGGTCGCGGCCACCCCGTGAGCGCCGACGCCTTGGCCGACGCGTTGTGGGGTGACGACCCGCCCGCTTCGTCGGTCAAACTCGTTCAGGGTTGCGTCGTACGCCTGCGCAAGGTGCTGGGCGCCGCGGCCATTGAGTCCGGCTCGTGGGGGTATCGCCTCACGCTGACCGACGACGAGGTCGACCACCGGCGGTTCGAACGGCTTTTCGATGGGGCCCGTGACGCACTGGGCGGCGATCCGGCGCGGGCGTCGTACCTCGTCCGCGAGGCGCTGGACCTGTGGCGCGGCAGGGCTCTGGCCGACCTCGGCGAGTGGGAGGCCGGGCGGGTGGAGGCCACCCGCCTCGAGGGACTTCGCATGGACGCCGAGGAGCTCCTCGTGGCCGCCGAGGTGGGCGCCGGGCACGCGCAGGCGGTGCTGGAGAGGGCGCGCGCCTTGGTGGCCCAGGCGCCGTTCCGGGAGCGACGCTGGGTGCTGCTCGCTACCGCGCTGCACCAGGCCGGGCGACAGGCCGACGCCCTCGGAGCAGTGAAGCGCGCCCGGAGCATGTTCGCCGACGAGCTTGGTCTCGACCCAGGCCGTGAGCTGGCCGAGCTCGAAGAGCAGTTGTTGCGGCAGGACCCGACGCTGAGTCCTCCCGAGGTGCACACGGTCAGCGCGTTCTGTCCATATCGGGGGCTGTTGCCGTACGGCGCAGAGGACGCGGACTCCTTCTTCGGCCGCGAGGACGACGTAACGGCGTGTCTGCGTCGGCTTCGCGACGGCGGTGTCCTCACGGTGGTCGGGCCCTCGGGGATCGGGAAGTCTTCGCTCGTCCTCGCCGGGGTGGTCCCAGCCTTGACCCGGGCAGGGACATCGGTGTTCGTGACCACGCCCGGAGCGCACCCCCTGGACTCACTCACCGGCCTGAAGCCCCGGGGCCGGCAGACCCTGGTCGTGGACCAGGCCGAGGAGGCCATCACCGTGTGCTTCCATGCCGCGGAGCGGGAACGGTACTTCGCCGCGCTCGCCGCCCACGTCGGTGCGGGCGGGGCGCTGGTGCTCTCACTGCGCGCAGACCACATCGGTGACCTGGCCCCGTACCCGGACGTCGCTCGAGTCCTGGAGGAAGGCCTCTACCTGCTGGGCCCGATGGGCGAGGCGGACCTGCGCAGCGCCGTCGAGGGGCCAGCGCGGCGGGCTGGCCTCCGGCTCGAACCGGGCCTGGTTGATCTCCTCGTCCGTGAGGTGGAAGGCGAGCCCGCCGCGCTGCCGCTGCTCTCCCACGTGCTGCGCGAGACCTGGGCGCGTAGGGAGGGGCCGACCCTCACCGTGGCGGGCTACCGCGACACCGGCGGGGTCCGGCACGCTGTCGCCCAGTCGGCGGAGGCGTTGTACGACTCCATGGACGACGCCCAGCGGGGCCGGCTTCGCAGCCTCCTCCTGCGCCTGGTGACGCCCAGCGAGGACGGCGACGCGGTGCGGGCCCGGTTGTCGCGAGCCAATCTGGCGATGGACGAGGCCCACCTCCAGCTTGTCGAGCAACTCGTCGACGCCCGACTCGTTAGCATCGACGGGGACACCGTCCAGATCGCCCATGAAGCCCTGTTCCGCGTCTGGCCGAGGCTGCGTGGCTGGCTCGACGACGACGTCGAGGGACAGCGACTGTTCCACCACCTGGTCGGCGCCGCCGACGCGTGGGACGCCATGGACCGCCCGGAGAGCGAGCTCTACCGTGGACTCCGGCTCACTCGCACGCTGGAGTGGCGGGAAAGGGCGCGGCCCGACCTCAACGACATCGAGTGCGCGTTCCTGGCAGAGTCGTCCGCCTTGTCGGAGTCTGAGCTCCGAACCGCGCAGGAACGGGTCCGTCGCGAACGCCGGGTCAACCGCCGTCTCCGAGGGGCCCTCACAGGGGTCGCCGTCCTTGCGGTGTTCGGGCTCGTCACCGGGGTGCTGGCGGTGCGCAGCGCGGAGCGCTCGGAAGGCGACCGCGACCGGGCCCGCAGCGCGGCCGATCTCGCGGACGCCCGGGCGGCCGGAGCCGTGGCGCTGCAGCACCAGGACCGGTCCGTCGCCCCGCTACTTGCGGTGTCGGCGCTCCAGATCGACACCTCCGTGCGAGCCTGGGACAACCTCACCGCGGTCCTCATGCGGTCGCCGTCGCTGCCGTCCCTGCGCAATCCCAAGGGGTTTGTCGTCGACCTGGCCGCGAGCCCAAACGGTGCGCTGCTCGCGGTGAGCCGGCCAGAGGAGGGCAGCGGACTACTCCTGCTGAACGCCGACACTTTCGAACCACTGCCGTTCCCGGACGACATCCCCGCAAGCGGCATCGACTTCTCCCCGGACGGCCACCTGTTGGCGATGGCGGTGAACCAGTGGACCGGCAACAACGGGAAGCCCCCTCGCATCGACGCGCAACCGGTCCGCCTGTACGACATGCCGGGCGGCACCCTCGCCGACCGACAGCTCGGCGGGTTTCCTGAGCGCGGATCGGTCGAGTACGCCCTCGACTTCAGCGCGAACGGACAGCGCCTGGTCGCGGCAGTGGACCAGTTGGACGCAGTCACCGGGGCAGCAGAGGCGACCTTCGCGACCGTGTGGGACCTCGCCGACCCGTCACGGCCGGTGTTCAGCGTGAAGCTGCCGGAGTACCCGATCCTGAAGCTGAGCCCAGACGGCAAGCGACTGTATGTCGCGGTGACGGGCCTCAAACCGGACCGGCCGATCCGGGTGTACGACGTGGACTCAGGTCGGCTGGTTGACTCGACCGAGTCGGCCTCACTCGAAGTGATCGGTGACTTGGCGCCAGGTGCTCTCAGCCCGGACGGGTCAACCTTCGCGGTCGCAACGGGCACCACGGTGGTGCGCGTGGACACCGCGACATTGAAGTTTGTCGGCCCGACACTGCACGGTGACGCCGGCGATGCAATCCTCCGGGTCGAGTACTCGCACAACGGCTCACTCCTCGCGGCAGCCACCGGCAAGGGCAACGTCCTGGTGTGGGACACGGGAACAGGAGCGCTCAGGCACCGGTTCGTGGAGGGCAACGCGTCCTGGGGGCTCGACTTCTCAGCCGACGACCGGACCATCCACAGCGTCGCGGACGACAACTTGACGTCCTGGGACCTGACCGGGGAGCGCGGCCTGTTCTCCGTCGGCAAGGCCTCCGACCTTGCGGACTACGCCGTGTCCACGCCTGCTCCCGACGGGCGCACGCTCGTACGCGAGCGGCTCGGCCAGATGTGGTTCGTCGACAACCAGACCGGACGCGAGACCGCCAAGGTCCCCAAGGACGGGAACGACTCGTATCACCTCTTCTCGCCCGACTCGCGATGGCTGCTGACTTGGCGCGACGGGGGCACACTCCGGTTGTGGGAAGCCGCGACGGGGCGGCTGGTCGCGCAGCGCCCGCCCGCCGGTGATGTCGTCCCGGCCTTCAGCCCGTCGGGCGCCCAGGTGTACGTCAACGTCATCGATGAGAGCCTTTTGATGGTCCTGGATGCGGCCACCCTGAAGCCCGCTCGTGCACCGATCGAACTGAAGACCCCCGTGCTCGCTGTGGTACCGCGTCCCGACGGGTCGGTGTTCGCCACTGCGCGGGACGGTGCGGTGCTGCGCGTCCTACTCGGCACCGGCTCCGTGGCCGTGGTGGCGCCCACGGGCACGTTCCCGCCGGGGACCTTGGAGGTCGAGGTGTCTCCGGACGGCACCCGCTTCCTGATGCCCAACATCAACGCAGACCACTCTGGGATGCAGTTGGTCGACGCCACCACCTGGAAACGGTTCGGCCCCTCGGCCCCTCGGGACGAGAGATTCGGCACCTTCGACCTGTCCCCGGACGGCACCCAGTTCGCCACGCTGCGTGCCGACAGGATCGGGCTGTTCGATGGAACCACCGGCGCGCCCCAGGGCACCATCTCGCTGCCGTCGCTGACACCCGCCGCGCGGATCACCTACCTGCCGGACAGCAGCGGTCTGCTGGTGGCCGGCCTCGACGGCCGGACCTGGACCGTCGACACCAAACAGGGCCCGTGGGTGGACCGCGCTTGCGCGATCGCCGGCCGCAACCTCTCCCACGCCGAGTGGAAGGAGTACTTCCCGGGACGGGCGTACGAGATCACCTGTCCTCAGTGGCCTGCCGGCAGCTGA
- a CDS encoding glycine C-acetyltransferase, protein MYGSVKAELAATLAEIEAAGLFKRERELTTPQSSHVGTSGGEALNFCANNYLGFADHPEVVEASKKALDEWGFGMASVRFICGTQTQHSVLERALSTFLGTEATILYSSCFDANGGVFEVLFGAEDAIISDELNHASIIDGVRLSKAARYRYMNADMADLRVQLEAAVAAGARRKVIVTDGVFSMDGFFAPLDEICDLADEFEAMVLVDDSHAVGFVGPNGRGTPELFGVQDRVDMVTGTLGKALGGASGGYVAAHQEIVDLLRQRSRPYLFSNSVAPGVVAGSLKALELVDTSSEAREQLVANTTLFRELMTSAGFELLPGSHPITPVMFPGEDGARLAAEVADRMLADGVYVIPFSFPVVPKGKARIRVQLSAAHSEADVRRCVDSFISARGSVKA, encoded by the coding sequence GTGTACGGATCCGTGAAGGCCGAGCTCGCTGCGACGTTGGCTGAGATCGAGGCGGCAGGCCTCTTCAAGCGCGAGCGTGAGCTGACCACGCCGCAGTCGTCGCACGTGGGGACGAGTGGTGGTGAGGCGCTGAACTTCTGCGCCAACAACTACCTCGGGTTCGCGGACCACCCGGAGGTTGTCGAGGCGTCGAAGAAGGCGCTCGACGAGTGGGGCTTCGGGATGGCGTCGGTGCGGTTCATCTGTGGCACGCAGACGCAGCACTCGGTGCTCGAGCGGGCGCTGAGCACGTTCCTCGGGACGGAGGCGACGATCCTGTATTCGTCGTGCTTCGACGCCAACGGGGGAGTGTTCGAGGTGCTGTTCGGCGCGGAGGACGCGATCATCAGCGATGAGCTCAACCACGCGTCGATCATCGACGGGGTGCGGCTGAGCAAGGCTGCGCGGTATCGCTACATGAACGCGGACATGGCGGACCTTCGGGTGCAGCTCGAGGCGGCTGTCGCGGCTGGGGCTCGTCGCAAGGTCATCGTGACCGATGGCGTGTTCTCGATGGACGGGTTCTTTGCGCCTTTGGACGAGATCTGTGACCTGGCGGATGAGTTCGAGGCGATGGTGCTCGTGGACGACTCGCACGCTGTCGGGTTCGTCGGGCCGAACGGGCGGGGGACGCCGGAGCTGTTCGGGGTGCAGGACCGCGTCGACATGGTGACGGGGACGTTGGGCAAGGCACTGGGTGGTGCCTCGGGTGGCTACGTCGCGGCGCACCAGGAGATCGTGGATCTGCTGCGTCAGCGCTCGCGGCCGTACCTGTTCTCGAACTCGGTGGCCCCTGGAGTTGTGGCGGGGTCGTTGAAGGCGTTGGAGCTGGTGGACACGTCGTCAGAGGCTCGGGAACAGCTGGTCGCGAACACCACGCTGTTCCGTGAGCTGATGACGTCGGCTGGCTTCGAGCTGCTGCCGGGGTCGCACCCGATCACGCCGGTGATGTTCCCGGGTGAGGACGGCGCCCGGCTTGCGGCTGAGGTTGCTGATCGGATGCTGGCTGACGGGGTCTATGTCATCCCGTTCTCGTTCCCGGTGGTTCCCAAGGGCAAGGCGCGAATTCGGGTGCAGCTCAGTGCTGCTCACTCCGAAGCGGACGTGCGGCGCTGCGTCGACTCCTTCATCTCGGCTCGGGGCTCTGTGAAGGCATGA
- a CDS encoding heme-degrading domain-containing protein, with the protein MPAQEAWPTLGELLQEESETVLPALSEKVAYDLGRRATDAAWDEGLTVVVGIWRGDHQLFHSALPGSTQDNDEWLQRKGRTVRRFEHSSLYMGQLCRDANTTLSEKFLLPNSEYAAHGGAVPLRVRDAGVVGWMGVSGLPQLDDHRFVVRILRDHLSASLSR; encoded by the coding sequence ATGCCAGCACAGGAAGCGTGGCCCACGCTTGGCGAGTTGCTTCAGGAAGAGTCGGAGACCGTCCTTCCTGCCCTTTCGGAGAAGGTGGCGTACGACCTCGGTCGGCGCGCGACGGATGCTGCTTGGGATGAGGGTCTGACCGTGGTGGTTGGTATCTGGCGGGGCGACCACCAGTTGTTCCATTCCGCCCTCCCGGGTTCGACCCAGGACAACGACGAGTGGTTGCAGCGCAAGGGCCGAACCGTCAGGCGCTTCGAGCACTCGTCGCTCTACATGGGCCAGCTCTGCCGGGACGCAAACACCACCCTGTCCGAGAAGTTCCTGTTGCCGAACTCTGAGTACGCGGCGCACGGAGGCGCAGTCCCGCTTCGCGTTCGCGACGCGGGCGTCGTGGGCTGGATGGGCGTGTCCGGGTTGCCACAGCTCGACGACCACAGGTTCGTGGTGCGCATCCTCCGGGATCACCTAAGCGCCTCGCTCAGCAGATAG
- a CDS encoding DUF732 domain-containing protein, which produces MLRMRKPTTLLMGAALALALTACGSESNDSAEGSTPTTTSSASDAATPSGTTPAPKNSGIVPDATWAGVIKKVVPPLANKSDDEVASAAKKICTDFEASPTDASADAILKGLETSLGLDSTQTQIFGSAAVTHFCTPQTDAWTKASIG; this is translated from the coding sequence ATGCTGCGCATGCGAAAGCCCACGACCCTCCTCATGGGTGCGGCGTTGGCGCTCGCCCTGACCGCCTGTGGCTCCGAGTCCAACGACAGCGCCGAGGGTTCGACGCCCACGACCACCAGCAGCGCGAGCGATGCCGCGACTCCGTCGGGCACGACCCCGGCACCCAAGAACAGCGGCATCGTCCCGGACGCGACGTGGGCCGGCGTCATCAAGAAGGTCGTCCCGCCGCTGGCGAACAAGAGTGACGACGAAGTTGCGTCGGCCGCCAAGAAGATCTGCACCGACTTCGAGGCCAGCCCGACCGACGCCTCGGCTGACGCCATCCTCAAGGGCCTGGAGACCAGCCTGGGACTCGACTCCACGCAGACCCAGATCTTCGGATCCGCCGCCGTCACCCACTTCTGCACTCCTCAGACCGATGCCTGGACCAAGGCCTCCATCGGCTGA
- a CDS encoding DUF2071 domain-containing protein — translation MNDPGVEPVSPEAPELTGRVMMNQSWRDLTFLHWAVDPDRVAHLMPPGVRPDTLDGVTYVGLIPFRMVGAGIARGPGIPWLGSFLETNVRLYSVDDTGRRGIVFLSLDADRAAVVVGARVAFGLPYRWARMRYGVSGDVHSYDASLRHPGRSAESHVVIRAGARRQSTELDEFLSARWGLHVHWWGRTLFVPNRHEVWPVHDAEVLVLNDELVASVGLPGLTSRPPDHVAFSPGVRTHFAFPRSAIAS, via the coding sequence GTGAACGACCCAGGTGTCGAGCCCGTCTCCCCGGAGGCGCCAGAGCTGACTGGCCGCGTCATGATGAACCAGAGCTGGCGGGACCTGACGTTCCTGCACTGGGCCGTCGACCCGGACCGGGTTGCGCACCTCATGCCGCCCGGCGTCCGCCCCGACACCCTTGACGGCGTCACCTACGTCGGGCTGATCCCGTTCCGGATGGTCGGTGCTGGCATCGCCCGCGGTCCGGGGATCCCTTGGCTGGGGTCGTTCCTGGAGACCAACGTGCGGTTGTATTCAGTCGATGACACGGGACGCCGCGGCATCGTGTTCCTCAGTCTCGACGCTGACCGGGCGGCGGTGGTGGTCGGTGCCCGCGTGGCGTTCGGGTTGCCCTACCGCTGGGCACGGATGCGCTACGGGGTGAGCGGCGACGTGCACTCGTATGACGCGAGCCTGCGCCATCCCGGGAGGTCGGCCGAGAGCCATGTGGTCATCCGTGCGGGAGCAAGGCGTCAGAGCACCGAGCTCGACGAGTTCCTCAGCGCACGGTGGGGACTGCACGTGCACTGGTGGGGCCGGACGCTGTTCGTGCCCAACCGCCACGAGGTGTGGCCGGTGCACGACGCCGAAGTGCTGGTCCTGAACGACGAGCTCGTGGCATCGGTGGGGTTGCCGGGCCTGACTTCCCGCCCACCCGACCATGTGGCGTTCAGCCCCGGGGTGCGCACGCACTTCGCCTTCCCCAGATCGGCGATCGCCAGCTGA